The following coding sequences lie in one Arachis ipaensis cultivar K30076 chromosome B05, Araip1.1, whole genome shotgun sequence genomic window:
- the LOC107641524 gene encoding deacetoxyvindoline 4-hydroxylase-like produces MLGHYYPPCPEPELTWGLSAHTDVGVVTVLLQDQVGRRQVFYENQWIDVAPIPGAFIINVGDMMQLITNDKFMSAKQRVFAQKVGPQVSTSCSLRKYVQDECPRMYGPIKELVTEESPPIYKEIKMLGLIKLAYTKKLDDDVSPLEHFRI; encoded by the exons ATGCTTGGACATTATTACCCTCCTTGCCCTGAGCCTGAACTTACTTGGGGGTTAAGTGCTCATACAGATGTGGGTGTTGTAACTGTTCTTCTACAAGACCAAGTTGGTAGACGTCAAGTCTTTTATGAAAACCAGTGGATTGATGTTGCACCTATTCCTGGTGCTTTCATCATTAATGTTGGTGATATGATGCAG TTAATCACAAATGACAAGTTTATGAGCGCCAAGCAGAGAGTTTTTGCTCAGAAAGTAGGTCCACAAGTTTCGACTTCGTGCTCTCTGAGAAAATATGTTCAGGATGAATGTCCAAGAATGTATGGACCAATAAAAGAGTTAGTCACAGAAGAGAGTCCTCCAATTTATAAGGAAATAAAAATGCTGGGCTTGATTAAACTGGCGTATACCAAAAAGCTAGATGACGATGTCTCTCCACTAGAACACTTCAGGATATGA